A section of the Kiritimatiellia bacterium genome encodes:
- the lon gene encoding endopeptidase La has protein sequence MENNNNPDKQKNAGDLPRRDAQNAQPEKRLVLVRETLPDQLPIIPITSRPLFPRMIVPMIIDDPRGRKAVQEVLQSNSKYAGVVLIRPRAGRTEQDVVKGEDLYPVGVVVEIIRVNQAAPETPLQIMLGVLERFRIEKIAAEEPVIKAQVRYLVETEMSVNEELKAYSIAIITSIKELIKLNPLFKDELNLFLTRANLNEPGRLADFAAAMTTAGGAELQEILETVSVRQRIEKTLILLKKEVDVTKIQAKINQQIEEKLSKQQRDFFLREQFKAIKKELGLSKEGKEADLEQFRARLKSLVLTDEARERIEEEINKLSMLEPVSPEFNVTRTYLDWLTSLPWGVYTPENYDLKRAEAVLNRDHYGLEDVKERILEFLSVGILKGSVSGSIICFVGPPGVGKTSVGRSIAASIGRKFYRFSLGGMRDEAEIKGHRRTYIGAMPGKFIQAMKLCKSANPLIMLDEVDKIGASFQGDPASALLEVLDPEQNRDFLDHYLDVRFDLSRVLFVCTANILDTIPRPLLDRMEVIKLSGYILEEKLQIARKYLIPKQLKAGGLKSQQLKISNGALREIIDGYAREPGVRGVENNIKRICRKAARRIAAGKTRKIAVGAADLPEMLGKKIFLDEDPFKKPRPGVVMGLAWTNMGGETLYVEATKVAADKPGFKQTGQLGNVMVESSEIAYTMVRAHLNKNPAVREIFDRNFIHLHVPSGATPKDGPSAGVTMASALYSLAVNKAVKPRWAMTGELSLTGLVMPVGGIKEKTIAAKRSEVADLILPAANKRDFDELPAHIRRGLKPHFVNAFDDVVRLCFK, from the coding sequence ATGGAAAACAACAACAACCCCGACAAGCAAAAAAATGCCGGTGATTTGCCGCGGAGGGACGCGCAAAACGCCCAGCCGGAGAAACGCCTTGTGCTTGTCCGCGAAACCCTGCCCGACCAGCTCCCCATTATTCCCATCACGTCCCGCCCTCTTTTTCCCAGGATGATCGTGCCGATGATCATTGACGACCCGCGCGGCCGGAAAGCGGTGCAGGAGGTTTTGCAGTCAAATTCAAAATATGCCGGCGTGGTTTTGATCCGGCCGCGGGCCGGCCGGACCGAGCAGGACGTCGTCAAGGGGGAGGACTTGTATCCGGTCGGGGTGGTCGTGGAAATCATCCGCGTCAACCAGGCGGCGCCGGAAACGCCCCTGCAGATTATGCTGGGCGTTCTGGAACGTTTCCGGATAGAAAAGATCGCCGCCGAAGAGCCGGTTATCAAGGCGCAGGTCAGGTATCTGGTTGAAACCGAAATGTCGGTCAACGAGGAATTGAAGGCGTATTCCATCGCCATCATCACTTCCATAAAAGAGCTCATCAAGCTCAATCCGCTGTTCAAGGACGAATTGAACCTTTTCCTGACCCGCGCCAACCTGAATGAGCCCGGCCGTCTGGCCGATTTTGCGGCCGCCATGACGACCGCCGGCGGCGCGGAGCTGCAGGAAATACTGGAAACAGTAAGCGTCCGCCAGCGCATTGAAAAGACGCTCATCCTTCTCAAGAAAGAGGTGGATGTCACGAAAATCCAGGCCAAAATCAACCAGCAGATAGAGGAAAAACTTTCCAAACAGCAGCGTGATTTTTTCCTGCGCGAACAGTTCAAGGCCATTAAAAAAGAGCTTGGCCTTTCCAAGGAAGGCAAGGAGGCCGATCTGGAGCAGTTCCGCGCGCGGCTCAAATCCCTGGTCCTGACGGACGAAGCCCGGGAAAGGATTGAAGAGGAAATAAACAAACTCAGCATGCTTGAGCCGGTTTCGCCGGAATTCAACGTAACGCGCACTTATCTGGACTGGCTGACATCCCTGCCGTGGGGCGTTTACACCCCTGAGAATTACGACCTGAAACGCGCCGAGGCCGTCTTGAACCGCGATCATTACGGCCTGGAGGACGTCAAGGAGCGCATCCTGGAGTTTCTTTCCGTCGGCATTCTCAAGGGCAGCGTTTCCGGATCAATCATCTGTTTCGTCGGTCCGCCGGGTGTGGGCAAAACATCGGTCGGCCGCTCCATCGCGGCCAGTATCGGCCGCAAATTCTACCGCTTTTCGCTGGGGGGCATGCGGGACGAGGCGGAAATCAAGGGACACCGGCGCACTTATATCGGCGCCATGCCGGGTAAGTTTATCCAGGCCATGAAACTCTGCAAAAGCGCCAATCCCCTTATCATGCTTGATGAAGTTGATAAAATCGGGGCGAGTTTCCAGGGCGATCCGGCCTCCGCCCTGCTGGAGGTGCTGGATCCCGAGCAAAACAGGGATTTCCTGGACCATTACCTTGACGTGCGCTTTGATTTGTCCCGCGTGCTTTTTGTCTGCACCGCCAATATCCTAGATACGATCCCGCGTCCGCTCCTGGACCGGATGGAAGTCATCAAGCTTTCCGGATATATCCTTGAGGAAAAACTGCAGATTGCCCGGAAATACCTCATTCCCAAACAGCTCAAGGCCGGCGGACTTAAATCACAGCAGTTGAAAATATCCAACGGCGCCTTGCGTGAAATCATTGACGGTTATGCCCGCGAGCCGGGGGTGCGCGGCGTGGAAAATAATATCAAGCGCATCTGCCGCAAGGCGGCCCGCCGGATCGCGGCCGGCAAGACGCGCAAAATCGCCGTGGGCGCCGCTGATTTGCCGGAAATGCTGGGGAAAAAAATCTTTCTGGACGAAGATCCTTTCAAGAAGCCCCGGCCGGGAGTCGTCATGGGGCTGGCCTGGACCAATATGGGCGGCGAAACGCTCTATGTTGAGGCAACCAAGGTCGCGGCCGACAAACCCGGCTTCAAGCAAACCGGGCAGCTGGGCAACGTCATGGTGGAATCTTCGGAAATTGCCTATACCATGGTGCGCGCCCATTTGAATAAAAATCCGGCGGTGCGGGAAATATTTGACAGGAATTTTATCCATTTGCACGTGCCTTCCGGCGCCACGCCCAAGGACGGGCCTTCGGCCGGCGTTACCATGGCTTCCGCGCTTTATTCGCTCGCGGTCAATAAGGCGGTTAAGCCCAGGTGGGCCATGACCGGCGAGTTGAGCCTGACCGGTTTGGTCATGCCGGTCGGCGGGATTAAAGAAAAAACCATCGCCGCCAAACGCTCCGAAGTGGCCGATCTTATCCTGCCGGCCGCCAACAAGCGCGATTTTGACGAATTACCGGCGCACATCCGTCGCGGCCTGAAGCCGCATTTCGTGAACGCCTTTGACGACGTCGTCCGGTTGTGCTTTAAATAA
- a CDS encoding diguanylate cyclase codes for MANELKAIIEWMINVFRELGGALTIEEALHIVIENIKNHFPHQTLAVLTADENTSNLVIRNSRNLSYSYVKNFSRAAHGNVTDRLLLKHDRVLLNNINRAGPDYAEIKLEHDFNHACLVPIVQNQRAIGYLHCDRIDDPPFTEDDARELLAIGYLIGQQIARHELLTLTRNLARTDEASKALKYHAFLEQYLREAARAKTYNNPLTLMLFGIDNYTQYVATCGVAAGHALLEEVHRLIRSNAREIDFIGRFAADKFIVCLGGMNSAEAKKTAENIHAAIQKQTALTARQPTLVNGVSMTFARKEDLNFPVEKIFARLGSGLLAARRQGAGQIIVINPEQKTE; via the coding sequence ATGGCCAATGAGCTTAAAGCGATTATAGAATGGATGATCAACGTTTTCCGCGAGCTGGGCGGGGCGCTTACCATTGAAGAAGCGTTGCACATCGTCATTGAAAATATCAAGAACCACTTTCCGCATCAGACCCTGGCGGTGCTTACGGCCGACGAAAACACCAGCAACCTCGTCATCAGAAATTCACGCAACTTGAGCTACTCCTATGTCAAAAATTTCAGCCGGGCCGCGCACGGCAACGTCACCGACCGTCTGCTTTTGAAGCACGACCGCGTTCTCCTGAACAATATCAACCGCGCCGGACCCGACTACGCCGAAATCAAACTTGAGCATGACTTCAATCATGCCTGTCTGGTGCCCATTGTCCAGAACCAGCGGGCAATCGGCTACCTGCACTGCGACCGCATTGACGACCCGCCCTTCACCGAAGACGATGCCCGGGAATTGCTGGCCATCGGCTATCTGATCGGGCAGCAAATCGCCCGGCACGAGCTTCTGACCCTGACGCGGAATCTGGCCAGAACTGACGAAGCCAGCAAGGCGCTCAAATACCACGCATTTCTGGAACAATACCTGCGCGAAGCGGCCCGGGCCAAAACCTACAACAACCCCCTGACGCTGATGCTTTTCGGCATTGACAATTACACGCAATACGTCGCCACCTGCGGCGTTGCCGCCGGCCACGCCCTGCTGGAAGAAGTTCACCGCCTGATCCGGAGCAATGCGCGCGAGATTGACTTTATCGGCCGCTTTGCGGCCGATAAATTCATTGTCTGTTTGGGCGGGATGAATTCGGCCGAGGCAAAAAAAACGGCCGAGAACATCCACGCCGCGATTCAAAAGCAAACCGCGCTGACTGCCAGGCAGCCGACGCTTGTCAATGGAGTGTCCATGACCTTTGCGCGCAAAGAAGACCTGAACTTTCCCGTGGAAAAAATATTCGCCCGGCTCGGCAGCGGTCTGCTCGCGGCCCGCCGGCAGGGGGCCGGCCAGATAATCGTGATAAATCCGGAGCAGAAAACGGAATAA